A single region of the Deltaproteobacteria bacterium genome encodes:
- a CDS encoding 2-oxo acid dehydrogenase subunit E2, producing MTDAMARTFRPLQPLKGWRRVAVQAWRPPHDPSVYATLDVPMGPALAYLDRLRAATGVRVTVTHLVARGVALAIRHNPQLNGIVARGRIMLRDSVDIFLQVAIEGGNDLSGIKIARADEKDVLEIAQEMEARVTRLRQRRDRQVERTKSILDRLPLRLLGPFLRLVSYLVYDLDLDLSRFGVVKDEFGSAMVTNVGTFGLAHAYAPLVPFSRTPLVVLIGEVQDRPVVEDGRVVARPIMTLGVTFDHRFMDGFQGGAMAQLFRTYLEDPARFDQVEPEPATRPAAIPSPRS from the coding sequence ATGACAGACGCCATGGCGCGCACGTTCCGGCCGCTCCAGCCCCTCAAGGGCTGGCGGCGCGTCGCGGTGCAGGCGTGGCGCCCGCCGCACGACCCGAGCGTGTATGCGACGCTCGACGTCCCCATGGGGCCCGCCCTCGCCTACCTCGACCGGCTTCGCGCCGCGACCGGCGTACGGGTGACGGTGACCCATCTCGTGGCGCGCGGCGTCGCGCTCGCCATCCGCCACAACCCGCAGCTGAACGGGATCGTGGCGCGCGGCCGCATCATGCTGCGCGACAGCGTGGACATCTTCCTGCAGGTCGCGATCGAGGGCGGAAATGACCTCTCGGGCATCAAGATCGCGCGCGCCGACGAGAAGGACGTGCTCGAGATCGCGCAGGAGATGGAGGCGCGCGTCACCCGCCTGCGGCAGCGGCGCGACCGCCAGGTCGAGCGCACGAAGTCGATCCTCGACCGCCTGCCGCTCCGTCTCCTCGGTCCATTCCTGCGCCTGGTGAGCTACCTGGTGTACGACCTCGATCTCGACCTCTCGCGCTTCGGGGTCGTGAAGGACGAGTTCGGGAGCGCGATGGTCACCAACGTCGGCACCTTCGGGCTGGCGCACGCGTACGCGCCGCTCGTGCCGTTCAGCCGCACGCCGCTCGTCGTGCTGATCGGCGAGGTGCAGGACAGGCCCGTGGTGGAGGACGGGCGAGTGGTCGCGCGCCCGATCATGACCCTCGGCGTCACCTTCGATCACCGCTTCATGGACGGCTTCCAGGGCGGCGCGATGGCGCAGCTCTTCCGGACGTATCTCGAGGATCCGGCGCGCTTCGATCAGGTGGAGCCCGAGCCGGCTACACGACCGGCGGCGATACCCAGCCCACGAAGCTGA
- the pgeF gene encoding peptidoglycan editing factor PgeF produces the protein MPASNAMLTYAPWRAVPGLAHGFLGRSECAGAAGWDAVVARAGVPLPVVTARQVHGTRVETAAPGPPREADGLVSATDGQLLGVVTADCMPVLLIDRQRRVAAAVHAGWRGAADGVLEAAVAKLGAAFQVAPRALEAAVGPAVGACCYEVGDEVLDAFRARVGDLTAPAWSHRGGRLHLDLRAAARLLLRGAGVERVAVLGPCTACASGYCSYRRDGAGAGRQLSFVGWVSPPVV, from the coding sequence GTGCCCGCCAGCAACGCGATGCTGACGTACGCGCCGTGGAGGGCGGTCCCGGGCCTCGCCCACGGCTTTCTCGGGCGGAGCGAATGCGCCGGCGCCGCCGGCTGGGACGCCGTGGTCGCACGCGCCGGAGTTCCGCTCCCGGTCGTCACGGCGCGCCAGGTGCACGGCACCCGCGTCGAGACCGCCGCGCCCGGGCCGCCGCGTGAGGCGGACGGGCTCGTCAGCGCGACGGACGGTCAGCTGCTCGGTGTCGTGACGGCGGACTGCATGCCCGTGCTGCTGATCGACCGCCAGCGCCGGGTGGCGGCGGCGGTCCACGCCGGCTGGCGCGGCGCGGCCGACGGCGTGCTCGAGGCGGCGGTCGCGAAGCTCGGGGCGGCATTCCAGGTCGCCCCGCGGGCGCTCGAGGCGGCCGTCGGGCCCGCCGTCGGGGCATGCTGCTACGAGGTGGGGGACGAGGTGCTCGACGCCTTCCGTGCCCGAGTCGGCGACCTCACCGCGCCGGCCTGGTCCCATCGCGGCGGCCGGCTGCACCTCGACCTGCGCGCCGCGGCCCGCCTCCTGCTGCGCGGCGCCGGCGTCGAGCGAGTTGCCGTCCTCGGCCCGTGCACGGCGTGCGCGTCCGGGTACTGCTCGTATCGACGCGACGGGGCCGGTGCCGGCCGGCAGCTCAGCTTCGTGGGCTGGGTATCGCCGCCGGTCGTGTAG
- a CDS encoding dCMP deaminase family protein yields the protein MSERPSWHQYFMTITRQVAERSTCTRAKVGAVIVRDKNILATGYNGAPAGLPHCTDVGCLVYASRTPAGETEENCFRTIHAEINAIAQAAKNGATIRDADIYITHTPCIHCLKVLINTGIRRIFYEHDYKRPTLDELLRHTDVTLERVKP from the coding sequence ATGAGCGAGCGCCCGAGCTGGCACCAGTACTTCATGACCATCACGCGGCAGGTGGCCGAGCGCTCCACCTGCACCCGCGCCAAGGTCGGGGCGGTCATCGTGCGCGACAAGAACATCCTCGCCACCGGGTACAACGGGGCGCCGGCCGGCCTGCCGCACTGCACCGACGTCGGCTGTCTGGTGTATGCGTCGCGCACGCCGGCGGGCGAGACCGAGGAGAACTGCTTCCGCACGATCCACGCCGAGATCAACGCCATCGCCCAGGCGGCGAAGAACGGCGCCACCATCCGCGACGCCGACATCTACATCACGCACACGCCGTGCATTCACTGCCTGAAGGTGCTGATCAACACCGGCATCCGCCGCATCTTCTACGAGCACGATTACAAGCGACCGACGCTCGACGAGCTGCTCCGCCACACCGACGTGACGCTCGAGCGCGTCAAGCCGTGA